A single window of Streptomyces sudanensis DNA harbors:
- a CDS encoding ABC transporter membrane-spanning protein: MSATTTRAAAPPTAAGGPRHLAGTGALLRLALRRDRVMLPVWVLALGVVVVSGAGSIDALYPTAADRAQVATSMTANSSLRSLYGPVYGDSVGALVAWRFGVFASVLAAVMSLIIVVRHTREEEETGRQEMLSAAVVGRRAPLTAALLAALVADTALALIVTVGLAGRGAGGALALGLAVGLTGMVFATMAAVAAQLTESARLAKGLTAGVLGVAFVLRAAGDAGDAGGGSLLTWLSPVGWAENVRAFAGDRWWVLLLSVAAVLVQGFLAYGLTGRRDVGMSFLPTRPGPAEGRLATAGALAWRLQRGGLAGWAAGFLLAGLVFGGMVEGAADLVGDNERARQIFERMGGARAIGDAFLSALLGLFGMIASLYAVGSVLRLHGEETSQRAEPLLASPVGRVRWAAGHLVIAFAGSSLLLCAAGAGMYLSYGRDLTGVMGAAAVQLPAVWLLGAVAVLLHGAFPKAAVAAWGVAGLAVAIGWIGPALDLPQAVLNLSPFGHLPKLPGADMAWRPVLALLAGAAVLVAAGLAGLRRRDVVTP; this comes from the coding sequence GTGAGCGCCACCACCACCAGGGCCGCCGCCCCGCCCACGGCGGCCGGCGGCCCGCGCCACCTGGCCGGTACGGGCGCGCTGCTGCGCCTCGCGCTGCGCCGCGACCGGGTGATGCTGCCCGTGTGGGTGCTGGCCCTCGGCGTGGTCGTGGTCAGCGGTGCCGGGTCGATCGACGCCCTCTACCCGACCGCCGCCGACCGCGCCCAGGTCGCCACGTCGATGACGGCCAACAGCTCGCTGCGATCCCTGTACGGGCCGGTGTACGGGGACTCGGTCGGCGCGCTGGTCGCCTGGCGGTTCGGGGTGTTCGCGTCGGTCCTCGCGGCCGTGATGAGCCTGATCATCGTCGTCCGGCACACCCGCGAGGAGGAGGAGACCGGCCGCCAGGAGATGCTGTCGGCCGCCGTGGTGGGGCGGCGGGCACCGCTGACCGCCGCGCTGCTCGCCGCGCTGGTCGCCGACACCGCGCTGGCGCTGATCGTCACCGTCGGCCTGGCCGGGCGGGGTGCGGGCGGTGCGCTCGCGCTGGGCCTGGCGGTCGGGCTGACCGGCATGGTGTTCGCCACGATGGCGGCCGTCGCGGCGCAGCTGACGGAGAGCGCCCGGCTCGCGAAGGGCCTCACGGCCGGGGTGCTGGGCGTCGCGTTCGTGCTGCGCGCGGCGGGCGACGCGGGTGACGCCGGGGGTGGTTCGCTCCTGACGTGGCTCTCACCGGTCGGCTGGGCGGAGAACGTCCGGGCGTTCGCCGGGGACCGCTGGTGGGTACTGCTGCTGTCGGTCGCCGCCGTGCTGGTGCAGGGCTTCCTCGCGTACGGGCTGACCGGGCGCCGCGATGTCGGGATGAGCTTCCTGCCGACCCGGCCCGGGCCCGCCGAGGGGCGGCTCGCCACGGCGGGCGCGCTGGCCTGGCGGCTCCAGCGGGGCGGGCTCGCCGGGTGGGCGGCCGGGTTCCTCCTCGCGGGCCTCGTGTTCGGCGGGATGGTCGAGGGCGCCGCCGACCTGGTCGGGGACAACGAGCGGGCGCGGCAGATCTTCGAGCGGATGGGCGGCGCCCGGGCCATCGGCGACGCGTTCCTGAGCGCGCTGCTGGGCCTGTTCGGGATGATCGCCTCGCTGTACGCGGTCGGGTCGGTGCTGCGGCTGCACGGCGAGGAGACCTCGCAGCGCGCCGAACCGCTCCTGGCGAGCCCGGTCGGCCGGGTGCGCTGGGCGGCCGGGCACCTGGTGATCGCATTCGCCGGGTCCAGCCTGCTGCTGTGCGCGGCCGGGGCCGGAATGTACCTCTCGTACGGGCGGGACCTCACCGGAGTGATGGGCGCTGCGGCCGTGCAGCTGCCCGCCGTGTGGCTGCTGGGCGCGGTGGCGGTACTGCTGCACGGCGCCTTCCCGAAGGCCGCGGTCGCGGCGTGGGGCGTGGCCGGTCTCGCGGTCGCGATCGGCTGGATCGGTCCGGCGCTGGACCTGCCGCAGGCCGTGCTGAACCTGTCGCCGTTCGGGCACCTGCCGAAGCTGCCCGGCGCCGACATGGCGTGGCGGCCGGTGCTGGCCCTGCTGGCCGGAGCGGCGGTGCTGGTCGCGGCGGGGCTCGCGGGACTGCGGCGCCGGGATGTCGTCACCCCCTGA
- a CDS encoding ABC transporter ATP-binding protein, which translates to MTNAITVTGLHKSFGRARALTGLDLTVATGEVHGFLGPNGSGKSTTIRILLGLLRADSGTARLLGRDPWQDAVELHRRVAYVPGDVTLWRNLSGGEVIDLYGRLRGGLDRARRAELLERFELDPTKKGRTYSKGNRQKVALVAAFASDVDVLVLDEPTSGLDPLMEGVFQTCVREERDRGRTVLLSSHILSEVESLCDRVSIIRKGRTVESGSLAELRHLTRTSVEAELAAPPNGLSQLPGVHDLRVEGNRVRLQADTDRLDAVLRCLTEAGVRSLTSAPPTLEELFLRHYEDEAVAR; encoded by the coding sequence ATGACGAACGCCATCACCGTCACCGGACTGCACAAGTCCTTCGGGCGTGCCCGCGCGCTCACCGGCCTCGACCTGACCGTCGCCACCGGCGAGGTCCACGGCTTCCTCGGCCCCAACGGCTCCGGCAAGTCGACTACCATCCGGATCCTCCTCGGACTGCTCCGGGCCGACTCCGGCACCGCCCGCCTCCTCGGCCGCGACCCCTGGCAGGACGCCGTCGAACTGCACCGTCGCGTGGCCTACGTCCCCGGTGACGTGACGCTCTGGCGCAACCTGTCCGGCGGCGAGGTGATCGACCTGTACGGCAGGCTGCGCGGCGGCCTGGACAGGGCGCGCCGCGCCGAGCTGCTCGAACGGTTCGAACTGGACCCGACGAAGAAGGGCCGCACGTACTCCAAGGGCAACCGGCAGAAGGTCGCCCTCGTCGCCGCCTTCGCGTCCGACGTGGACGTGCTGGTCCTGGACGAGCCGACCAGCGGCCTCGACCCGCTGATGGAGGGCGTCTTCCAGACGTGCGTCCGGGAGGAACGGGACCGGGGCCGCACGGTCCTGCTGTCGTCGCACATCCTCAGCGAGGTGGAGAGCCTCTGCGACCGGGTGAGCATCATCCGCAAGGGCCGCACCGTCGAGTCCGGGTCGCTCGCCGAGCTGCGCCACCTGACCCGCACCAGTGTGGAAGCCGAGCTGGCCGCCCCACCGAACGGGCTCTCACAGCTGCCCGGCGTCCACGACCTGCGAGTCGAGGGCAACCGCGTACGGCTCCAGGCCGACACGGACCGGCTCGACGCGGTGCTGCGCTGCCTCACCGAGGCGGGCGTGCGGTCGCTGACCAGCGCGCCGCCCACCCTGGAGGAGCTGTTCCTGCGCCACTACGAAGACGAGGCGGTGGCCCGGTGA
- a CDS encoding GbsR/MarR family transcriptional regulator, with amino-acid sequence MGTDDRLAERPERDEEAVGRFVERFAGELAQAGMQRMAARVFAALLASEEAALTAAELGERLRISPAAVSGAVRYLAQVDMIGRERDPGSRRERYVLHEGMWYEVFTRRDEVLVRWRKTLREGAETLGTDTAAGERLAETAEFFEFLHDELLQIMARWRERKSASPPSSA; translated from the coding sequence ATGGGGACCGATGACCGGCTCGCGGAGCGGCCGGAGCGTGATGAGGAGGCGGTGGGCCGCTTCGTCGAGCGCTTCGCCGGGGAGCTGGCGCAGGCCGGGATGCAGCGCATGGCGGCCAGGGTCTTCGCCGCGCTCCTCGCCTCGGAGGAAGCGGCCCTGACCGCAGCCGAGCTGGGCGAGCGGCTGCGGATCAGCCCGGCCGCCGTCTCGGGCGCGGTGCGCTACCTGGCGCAGGTCGACATGATCGGCCGCGAGCGCGACCCGGGTTCCCGCCGTGAGCGGTACGTACTCCACGAGGGCATGTGGTACGAGGTGTTCACCCGCCGCGACGAGGTGCTGGTCCGCTGGCGGAAGACCCTCCGCGAGGGCGCCGAAACCCTCGGGACGGACACGGCGGCGGGGGAGCGGCTGGCGGAGACGGCGGAGTTCTTCGAGTTCCTCCACGACGAACTGCTCCAGATCATGGCCCGCTGGCGCGAACGCAAGTCCGCGAGCCCGCCGTCCTCCGCCTGA
- a CDS encoding adenylosuccinate synthase: MPALVLLGAQWGDEGKGKATDLLGGSVDYVVRYQGGNNAGHTVVVGDQKYALHLLPSGILSPGCTPVIGNGVVVDPAVLLSELSGLNERGVDTSKLLISGNAHLITPYNVTLDKVTERFLGKRKIGTTGRGIGPTYADKINRVGIRVQDLYDESILAQKVEAALEVKNQLLAKVYNRRAIEAGRVVEEMLQYAEQLRPFVADTTLILNNAIDEGKVVLFEGGQGTLLDVDHGTYPFVTSSNPTAGGACTGAGVGPTKISRVIGILKAYTTRVGAGPFPTELFDEDGEALRRIGGERGVTTGRDRRCGWFDAVIARYATRVNGLTDFFLTKLDVLTGWERIPVCVAYEIDGRRVEELPYSQTDFHHAKPVYEYLPGWSEDISKAKTFADLPKNAQAYVKALEEMSGAPISAIGVGPGRTETIEINSFL; the protein is encoded by the coding sequence GTGCCCGCACTTGTGCTGCTCGGTGCTCAGTGGGGTGACGAGGGCAAGGGAAAGGCCACCGACCTCCTCGGTGGATCCGTCGACTACGTGGTGCGCTACCAGGGCGGCAACAACGCCGGCCACACGGTCGTCGTGGGCGACCAGAAGTACGCGCTGCATCTCCTTCCCTCCGGCATCCTCTCCCCCGGATGCACCCCCGTGATCGGGAACGGCGTCGTCGTCGACCCGGCCGTCCTGCTCTCCGAGCTGAGCGGGCTGAACGAGCGCGGCGTCGACACCTCCAAGCTCCTGATCAGCGGAAACGCCCACCTCATCACGCCGTACAACGTCACCCTCGACAAGGTGACGGAACGGTTCCTCGGCAAGCGGAAGATCGGTACGACCGGCCGCGGCATCGGCCCGACCTACGCCGACAAGATCAACCGCGTCGGCATCCGCGTCCAGGACCTCTACGACGAGTCGATCCTCGCCCAGAAGGTCGAGGCGGCCCTGGAGGTCAAGAACCAGCTCCTCGCCAAGGTCTACAACCGGCGCGCGATCGAGGCCGGCAGGGTCGTGGAGGAGATGCTCCAGTACGCCGAGCAGCTCAGGCCGTTCGTCGCGGACACGACGCTGATCCTGAACAACGCGATCGACGAGGGCAAGGTCGTCCTCTTCGAGGGCGGCCAGGGCACGCTCCTCGACGTGGACCACGGCACGTACCCCTTCGTGACCTCGTCGAACCCGACCGCCGGCGGCGCCTGCACCGGTGCCGGCGTCGGCCCGACGAAGATCAGCCGCGTCATCGGCATCCTGAAGGCGTACACGACCCGCGTCGGCGCCGGTCCGTTCCCCACGGAGCTGTTCGACGAGGACGGCGAGGCGCTGCGCCGCATCGGCGGCGAGCGGGGCGTCACCACCGGCCGCGACCGGCGCTGCGGCTGGTTCGACGCGGTGATCGCCCGGTACGCGACGCGCGTGAACGGCCTGACGGACTTCTTCCTCACCAAGCTGGACGTCCTGACCGGCTGGGAGCGGATCCCGGTCTGCGTGGCGTACGAGATCGACGGCCGGCGCGTCGAGGAGCTGCCGTACTCGCAGACCGACTTCCACCACGCCAAGCCGGTCTACGAGTACCTCCCGGGCTGGTCGGAGGACATCTCCAAGGCGAAGACCTTCGCCGACCTGCCGAAGAACGCGCAGGCGTACGTGAAGGCGCTGGAGGAGATGTCGGGCGCCCCGATCTCCGCGATCGGCGTCGGCCCCGGCCGCACCGAGACGATCGAGATCAACTCGTTCCTGTAG